A stretch of Cicer arietinum cultivar CDC Frontier isolate Library 1 chromosome 5, Cicar.CDCFrontier_v2.0, whole genome shotgun sequence DNA encodes these proteins:
- the LOC101498051 gene encoding uncharacterized protein, with translation MNEDERGYGESGDPVDQFHPNEAISAVADDGFLAEEDEDYEDLYNDVNVGEGFLQSLHKNDDSVVKNDDAEAKILPPPPPLPLPPPPPLTGQVAGVVSVPGAGGGSGEGVGGVSGFQNQGFRGGGVRVELGPKSANLSEIEVQGGHEGVGLQGIVQQHSLGVVGNDGNDGLVRQGQGVGGGNGGVNSVSAGNGGGGEGGGTVLFVGDLHWWTTDAELEAELCKYGQVKEIRFFDEKASGKSKGYCQVEFYDPSAATACKDGMNGHVFNGRPCVVAFASPFTVKKMGEAQNNRSQPVNQNTGANQGRRGPVEAGATRPGGGNVGTGGNFQGGDGNNRGYGGRGNWGRGNNPGMGNRGSVNPMRNRGGGMGGRGIMGNGGNGFGQGLGAAPPMMHHQAMMNQGFDPAFGGPMGRMGGYGGFPGGPTPPFSGMMPSFPGVGMPGVSPHVNPAFFGRGMPMNGMGMMPPSGMDGPNMGMWPDPNMGGWGGEEHGGGKAAESSYGEEAASDHQYGEESQDRAGWPNAMREKDRGSERDWSGSSERRFKDDRDQGYERDVPREKDAGHDQEWSERRSRDDREVGRGRSRDRDRARSRDQDRDRERDRDRDRDRHREDRDKYADHHRYKDREAEHDDERERGRSSRTHSKSRLASHEEEHHSRKDADYGKRRRLTSE, from the coding sequence atgaaCGAAGACGAACGAGGATACGGCGAGAGCGGGGATCCCGTAGATCAATTCCACCCTAACGAAGCTATATCCGCCGTAGCTGACGATGGTTTCTTGGCCGAAGAAGACGAAGATTACGAGGATCTTTACAACGATGTTAATGTCGGTGAGGGTTTCCTTCAATCGTTACACAAAAATGACGATTCAGTAGTTAAAAACGACGACGCTGAAGCTAAAATCTTGCCACCACCGCCGCCGCTGCCACTGCCACCTCCACCGCCGCTGACAGGTCAGGTTGCCGGTGTGGTTTCTGTACCGGGTGCGGGTGGTGGTTCCGGCGAGGGTGTCGGTGGGGTTTCTGGGTTTCAGAATCAAGGTTTTAGAGGAGGTGGGGTTAGGGTTGAATTAGGGCCGAAATCTGCTAATTTGAGTGAGATTGAGGTGCAGGGTGGTCATGAGGGTGTTGGTTTGCAGGGGATTGTGCAACAGCATTCACTTGGTGTTGTTGGAAATGATGGAAATGATGGATTGGTGAGACAAGGTCAAGGTGTTGGTGGAGGAAATGGGGGTGTGAATAGTGTAAGTGCTGGTAATGGAGGTGGAGGTGAAGGAGGAGGTACTGTATTATTTGTTGGTGATTTGCACTGGTGGACTACAGATGCGGAACTTGAAGCTGAGCTTTGTAAGTATGGGCAAGTGAAGGAAATAAGGTTTTTTGATGAGAAAGCTAGTGGGAAATCCAAAGGGTATTGTCAGGTTGAGTTTTATGATCCTTCAGCTGCAACAGCTTGTAAGGATGGGATGAATGGACATGTGTTTAATGGTAGGCCGTGTGTTGTTGCTTTTGCGTCGCCTTTTACTGTTAAGAAAATGGGAGAGGCTCAGAATAATAGGAGTCAACCAGTGAACCAAAACACAGGGGCTAATCAGGGAAGGAGAGGGCCTGTTGAGGCTGGTGCTACTAGGCCTGGTGGTGGTAATGTTGGGACAGGTGGTAACTTTCAAGGTGGAGATGGGAATAATAGAGGTTACGGTGGAAGAGGTAATTGGGGGAGAGGTAATAATCCTGGAATGGGGAATAGAGGATCTGTTAATCCGATGAGGAATAGGGGAGGTGGGATGGGTGGTAGAGGTATCATGGGTAATGGTGGAAATGGATTTGGACAGGGTCTTGGTGCTGCGCCGCCTATGATGCATCATCAGGCAATGATGAATCAGGGTTTTGATCCGGCTTTTGGTGGTCCCATGGGTAGAATGGGAGGCTATGGAGGGTTTCCCGGTGGCCCGACACCTCCGTTCTCTGGAATGATGCCTTCGTTCCCTGGTGTTGGTATGCCTGGAGTATCACCTCATGTTAATCCTGCCTTCTTTGGAAGAGGGATGCCTATGAATGGTATGGGGATGATGCCGCCGTCAGGCATGGATGGTCCTAATATGGGAATGTGGCCTGATCCAAATATGGGCGGATGGGGCGGTGAAGAACATGGTGGTGGCAAGGCTGCAGAGTCAAGTTATGGGGAGGAAGCTGCGTCTGACCATCAATATGGTGAAGAGAGTCAAGATAGAGCTGGTTGGCCTAATGCTATGAGGGAAAAAGATAGAGGATCAGAGAGAGATTGGTCGGGTTCTTCTGAACGAAGGTTCAAGGATGATAGAGATCAAGGATATGAGAGAGATGTACCTAGAGAAAAAGATGCGGGACATGACCAAGAATGGTCAGAAAGAAGGAGTCGTGATGATAGAGAAGTGGGACGAGGACGATCTCGGGACCGTGATCGTGCACGATCTCGAGACCAGGACCGTGACCGTGAAAGGGATCGGGACCGTGATCGTGACAGGCACAGGGAAGATAGGGACAAGTATGCTGATCATCATAGATACAAAGACCGCGAGGCAGAGCATGATGATGAACGAGAGAGGGGTCGGTCGTCAAGGACTCACAGCAAATCACGATTGGCATCACATGAGGAGGAACACCATTCTAGAAAAGATGCTGATTATGGAAAGAGGAGGCGGCTTACCTCTGAATAA
- the LOC101498932 gene encoding LOW QUALITY PROTEIN: DEK domain-containing chromatin-associated protein 4-like (The sequence of the model RefSeq protein was modified relative to this genomic sequence to represent the inferred CDS: deleted 1 base in 1 codon): MGEEEQVTEISKTDTNCNSIPEKTLGEVTENKDIETDGGKTLESNGLEEVKENNVKEIEENKKDDGVEEEVQDDKKADIVGEVKEDKKDDGVEEVQEDKKANIVEEVKEGKIDDGEEEVEEDKKDNEAEEVKDDKKDNVMEAVKDDVVKEVKDDGADEVKEDKKDDGADDVKEDKKNRAEGVEEEKKDDGVEEVKEDKEVDGAEEVKVEKKDDEGEEVKEDMEVDSVKEAVEDKNDDDIQEIEEDDKNVSGSENEKMDEDTEVKETTEDNEEKEKLEAEKEEADLMEEDDSIKEKEEGDEKEKTEAETEEDEEQEEEDNIDKSKEEEDKVEDSKSQKGSKKRARGKINEEKVKEKRKELKQPEPKTPTSDRPVRERKSVERLVALIDKDATKELHIEKGRGTPLKDIPNVAFKLSRRKVDDNLKLLHTIVFGRRGKAALVKSNILRFSGFVWHDNEEKQMIKVREKLDRCNKEKLLEFCDVLDITLSKSTTKKEDIIAKLIDFLLAPHATTTVLLAEKESSKKRKRVVKRGTSRSVTNTSRGSAKRQKKTEDSSGVEKKSTSDTEDESEGEEKDEEIEDETENXXXXIPEKSEDETPEKPEREDKSDSGSESEDVKIKKKRSRTSSAKKKSTGRSKIQKIAVTNKSRSPPPKRTSKKSPSTQPKSDDDADESPKVFSRKKKNEQGGKKKVSTPTPTKSSAKEKTEKVTKGKGKKKEKSSPSDTQLRNAICEILKEVDFNTATFTDILKLLAKQFDVDLNPKKASIKVMIQEELTKLADEADDEDEEEEETEARSTGQEAEV, from the exons ATGGGTGAGGAAGAACAAGTGACTGAAATTTCTAAGACTGATACGAATTGTAATAGCATTCCGGAGAAAACATTAGGTGAAGTCACTGAGAACAAAGACATAGAAACTGATGGAGGGAAAACTTTGGAGAGTAATGGACTCGAAGAGGTGAAAGAAAATAATgtaaaagaaattgaagaaaataagaAAGATGATGGTGTGGAAGAAGAGGTACAGGATGATAAGAAAGCTGATATTGTGGGAGAAGTAAAAGAGGATAAGAAAGATGATGGGGTGGAAGAGGTACAAGAGGATAAGAAAGCTAATATTGTGGAAGAAGTAAAAGAGGGTAAGATAGATGATGGGGAGGAAGAAGTAGAAGAGGATAAGAAAGATAATGAGGCTGAAGAAGTAAAAGATGATAAGAAAGATAATGTGATGGAAGCAGTAAAAGATGATGTGGTGAAAGAAGTAAAAGATGATGGGGCAGACGAAGTAAAAGAAGATAAGAAAGATGACGGGGCAGACGATGTAAaagaagataagaaaaataGGGCAGAGGGAGTAGAAGAGGAAAAGAAGGATGATGGGGTGGAAGAAGTAAAAGAGGATAAGGAAGTTGATGGGGCAGAGGAAGTAAAGGTCGAAAAGAAAGATGATGAGGGGGAAGAAGTAAAAGAGGATATGGAAGTTGATAGTGTCAAAGAAGCAGTTGAGGATAAGAATGATGATGACATACAAGAAATAGAAGAGGATGATAAAAATGTTTCTGGGTCTGAGAATGAGAAAATGGATGAAGATACTGAGGTTAAGGAAACTACAgaagataatgaagaaaaggaaaaattagaAGCTGAAAAAGAAGAAGCAGATTTgatggaagaagatgatagCATTAAGGAGAAGGAGGAAGGTGATGAAAAGGAGAAAACTGAAGCAGAGACAGAGGAGGATGAGGAGCAGGAGGAGGAGGATAATATTGATAAgtcaaaagaagaagaagataaggTAGAAGATAGTAAGAGTCAGAAAGGATCAAAAAAGCGTGCGAGAGGGAAGATCAATGAAGAGAAAGTGaaagagaaaagaaaggaaCTGAAGCAACCAGAACCAAAGACTCCTACCAGTGACCGCCCTGTGCGAGAAAGAAAATCAGTTGAGAGGTTGGTCGCATTAATCGATAAAGATGCAACCAAAGAATTACACATTGAAAAG GGTCGTGGCACACCTTTAAAAGATATACCCAATG TGGCATTTAAGTTATCTAGAAGGAAAGTTGATGATAATCTCAAGTTGCTCCATACTATCGTCTTTGGAAGGAGAGGGAAG GCAGCTCTGGTCAAGAGTAATATATTAAGGTTTTCTGGTTTTGTATGGCATGACAATGAG GAGAAGCAAATGATTAAAGTAAGAGAAAAGCTGGATAGGTGTAATAAAGAGAAGTTACTGGAATTTTGTGATGTACTTGACATAACACTAAGCAAGTCAACAACAAAGAAG GAAGATATTATTGCTAAGCTGATAGACTTTTTGCTTGCCCCTCATGCAACCACAACTGTGCTGCTTGCAGAAAAAGag TCAAGTAAGAAGCGCAAGCGTGTTGTAAAACGAGGTACATCAAGATCTGTGACAAATACTTCAAGAGGTTCTGCAAAG AGGCAGAAGAAAACTGAAGATTCTTCAGGAGTGGAGAAAAAGAGTACAAGTGACACAGAAGATGAATCAGAAGGAGAAGAgaaagatgaagaaattgaggatGAAACTGAAAAT NNNNNNNNNNGCATTCCTGAGAAATCTGAGGATGAAACGCCAGAGAAACCTGAAAGGGAAGATAAAAGTGATTCTGGGAGTGAATCTGAAGAtgtgaaaataaagaaaaaaagatcTCGAACATCATCTGCAAAGAAAAAGTCCACTGGAAGAAGCAAAATTCAGAAAATTGCAGTCACAAATAAATCTCGCTCACCACCCCCTAAGAGAACATCTAAGAAATCACCATCTACCCAACCAAAGTCTGATGATGATGCTGATGAAAGTCCAAAGGTATTTTCtaggaagaagaaaaatgagCAAGGAGGAAAGAAGAAGGTGTCAACTCCGACTCCAACTAAGTCTTCCGCCAAAGAGAAAACTG AAAAGGTTACTAAGGGAAAAGGGAAGAAGAAAGAGAAGTCAAGCCCCAGTGATACTCAGTTGCGCAATGCAATATGTGAAATTCTTAAAGAAGTTGACTTCAATACG GCCACATTTACTGACATTCTGAAGCTACTTG CTAAACAATTTGATGTGGATCTCAACCCGAAGAAGGCATCTATTAAGGTCATGATTCAGGAAGAGCTGACAAAACTAGCCGATGAAGCAGATGATGAAGACGAGGAAGAAGAGGAGACTGAGGCCCGGTCCACTGGCCAGGAGGCTGAAGTCTAA
- the LOC101498601 gene encoding nuclear transcription factor Y subunit B-3-like translates to MADSDNDSGGPHNGGGSNAHGEMSPREQDRFLPIANVSRIMKKALPANAKISKDAKETVQECVSEFISFITGEASDKCQREKRKTINGDDLLWAMTTLGFEEYVEPLKVYLQRFREMEGEKCVAARDKDAPQSSNNVSNSSFESGSYGGGIMMHQGHVYGSGGFHQVGGTTVMGKGGPGYSGPGSNAGRPR, encoded by the coding sequence ATGGCGGACTCCGATAACGACTCCGGCGGACCACACAACGGTGGCGGATCGAACGCTCACGGCGAGATGTCACCGAGAGAACAGGACAGGTTCCTCCCGATAGCGAACGTGAGCAGGATCATGAAGAAGGCACTTCCAGCGAACGCGAAGATCTCAAAGGACGCAAAGGAGACGGTTCAGGAGTGTGTGTCGGAGTTCATAAGTTTCATCACCGGCGAAGCTTCCGACAAGTGCCAGCGAGAGAAGCGTAAGACAATCAACGGCGACGATCTGCTTTGGGCGATGACGACACTTGGATTTGAGGAATATGTCGAGCCACTAAAGGTTTACCTTCAGCGATTTAGGGAGATGGAAGGGGAGAAGTGTGTGGCGGCGCGTGATAAAGACGCGCCTCAATCTTCTAATAATGTGAGTAACAGTTCCTTTGAGAGTGGTAGTTATGGTGGTGGAATAATGATGCATCAAGGACACGTGTATGGCTCTGGTGGGTTTCATCAAGTGGGAGGTACTACTGTCATGGGTAAGGGTGGGCCTGGTTATTCTGGACCTGGATCTAATGCCGGTAGGCCCAGATAG